Proteins from one Roseimicrobium gellanilyticum genomic window:
- a CDS encoding Gfo/Idh/MocA family protein has translation MSRKIRYGMVGGGRGAFIGGVHRIAANMDGQIELVCGAFSSDPQKSKDSGADLYLPAERCYGSFEEMIQKEAALPADKRMDFVSIVTPNHMHFPPAKAALEAGFHVLSDKPATFDLTESKALVDIVKKTGKLYGLTHNYTGYPLVKEARDMIKAGKLGKIRKVVVEYPQGWLATKLEDSGQKQAGWRTDPKRSGAAGCIGDIGTHAENLAEYITGLHIKELAADITAFVEGRALDDDGNVLLRFDNGAKGVLHASQISVGEENNLNIRVYGEKGGIEWHQNEPNTMLVKWLDQPMQVYRTANGYLGKNAAAATRTPPAHPEGYLEAFANIYKNFASHIRAVIAGTAPDEVALDYPKIGDGVRGMAFIEAVVKSSQANAAWTKLEV, from the coding sequence ATGAGCAGAAAGATTCGTTACGGCATGGTCGGCGGCGGCAGGGGCGCCTTCATCGGCGGCGTGCATCGCATTGCCGCAAACATGGACGGCCAGATTGAGCTGGTCTGCGGCGCCTTTTCCTCAGACCCGCAGAAGTCCAAGGACTCGGGCGCGGACCTCTACCTCCCCGCCGAGCGCTGCTACGGAAGCTTTGAGGAGATGATCCAGAAGGAAGCCGCGCTGCCTGCGGACAAGCGCATGGACTTCGTCTCCATCGTCACGCCGAATCACATGCACTTCCCCCCGGCCAAGGCCGCGCTGGAAGCAGGCTTCCACGTCCTCTCCGATAAGCCAGCCACCTTCGACCTCACGGAGTCCAAGGCGCTCGTGGACATCGTGAAGAAGACCGGCAAGCTCTACGGCCTCACGCACAACTACACCGGCTATCCCCTGGTGAAGGAAGCGCGCGACATGATCAAGGCGGGCAAGCTGGGCAAGATTCGCAAGGTGGTGGTGGAGTACCCGCAGGGATGGCTCGCTACGAAGCTGGAAGATTCCGGCCAGAAGCAGGCCGGCTGGCGCACCGACCCGAAGCGCAGCGGTGCGGCAGGCTGCATCGGTGACATCGGCACCCACGCCGAGAATCTCGCGGAGTACATTACCGGCCTGCACATCAAGGAACTCGCCGCGGACATCACTGCCTTCGTGGAAGGCCGCGCGCTGGATGATGATGGCAACGTGCTCCTGCGCTTCGACAATGGCGCCAAGGGTGTGCTGCATGCCTCACAGATCAGCGTGGGTGAAGAGAACAATCTCAACATCCGCGTGTACGGCGAGAAGGGTGGCATCGAGTGGCACCAGAATGAGCCGAACACCATGCTGGTGAAGTGGCTCGACCAGCCCATGCAGGTGTACCGCACCGCGAACGGCTACCTGGGCAAGAACGCCGCCGCCGCCACCCGCACTCCCCCAGCCCACCCGGAAGGTTACCTCGAAGCGTTTGCGAACATCTACAAGAACTTCGCCAGCCACATCCGCGCCGTTATCGCCGGCACCGCACCGGATGAAGTGGCGCTCGACTACCCGAAGATCGGAGACGGCGTGCGCGGCATGGCCTTCATCGAAGCCGTGGTGAAGAGCTCGCAGGCCAATGCGGCCTGGACGAAGCTGGAGGTGTAA
- a CDS encoding AAA family ATPase: protein MPDRQPWLLKTPREVKGAGFVEAFELKEEEIPEEAWKRYPYAIPCVKGMGRLELHPAVTFLIGENGSGKSTLLEAMAVRLGFSAEGGSRNYQFSSRDTHSGLYEHLRCSRRPGREQDHFFLRAESFYPLMSKVEEYETADPFHVPYTSWGGNTPHERSHGEAFLTLLTRRMGGNGLYLFDEPEAALSPKRQMSALVRIHDLVMDHSQFIIATHSPILLAYPHSLIYECGEHGIRAVKYEDTEIFRTTRDFLMHHERMVAKLLEEQEHDEECEPSQEGKKPFRRRRGK, encoded by the coding sequence ATGCCGGACCGTCAGCCATGGCTCCTGAAAACACCTCGCGAGGTGAAGGGTGCCGGCTTTGTGGAGGCTTTCGAACTGAAGGAGGAGGAAATCCCCGAGGAGGCGTGGAAGCGGTATCCCTACGCAATCCCCTGTGTGAAAGGTATGGGCAGGCTGGAGCTGCACCCGGCCGTGACCTTCCTCATCGGGGAGAATGGCAGTGGCAAGTCCACCCTGCTGGAGGCCATGGCCGTGCGGCTCGGTTTCAGCGCGGAGGGCGGCAGCCGGAACTACCAGTTCTCCTCCCGCGACACGCACTCCGGCCTGTATGAGCACCTGCGCTGCTCCCGGCGTCCCGGGCGTGAGCAGGACCACTTCTTCCTGCGTGCGGAGAGCTTTTACCCGCTGATGTCCAAGGTGGAGGAGTATGAGACCGCTGACCCCTTCCACGTGCCCTACACGTCCTGGGGTGGCAACACCCCGCACGAGCGCTCCCATGGGGAGGCCTTTCTCACCCTGCTGACGAGGCGCATGGGGGGCAATGGACTCTACCTCTTCGACGAGCCCGAGGCCGCCCTCTCGCCGAAGCGGCAGATGTCCGCTCTGGTGCGCATCCATGACCTCGTGATGGATCACAGCCAGTTCATCATCGCCACGCACTCACCCATCCTGCTCGCGTATCCACACAGCCTCATCTACGAGTGCGGCGAGCACGGCATCCGCGCGGTGAAGTATGAGGACACGGAAATCTTCCGCACCACGCGCGACTTCCTCATGCACCACGAGAGGATGGTGGCCAAGCTGCTGGAGGAGCAGGAGCATGATGAGGAGTGCGAGCCTTCGCAGGAGGGGAAGAAGCCTTTCCGTCGTCGCCGGGGAAAGTAG